One Nitrospira sp. DNA window includes the following coding sequences:
- a CDS encoding MBL-fold metallo-hydrolase superfamily, with protein MIRKTFSVPPLGCNCSIIGDPVTKQAIVVDPGGAPERILHEVRTLGLTVVSILHTHAHFDHFLASGAMQQATGATLCLHPDDRPLWDMLETQCRLFDVPYVPVPPPDHWLKDEESLSIGEVEGVALHTPGHTPGSMCFHFPAAKVVLAGDTLFRGGIGRTDLWGGDFDAIERSIRERLYKLDERTAVVTGHGPETEIGRERTTNSFVRA; from the coding sequence ATGATTCGCAAAACCTTTTCGGTTCCTCCGCTCGGGTGCAACTGTTCGATCATCGGCGATCCGGTCACCAAACAGGCGATCGTGGTCGATCCGGGCGGTGCGCCGGAACGTATTCTGCACGAAGTGCGGACGTTGGGCCTCACGGTCGTCAGCATCCTCCACACCCATGCGCACTTCGACCATTTTCTCGCATCGGGAGCGATGCAACAGGCGACCGGTGCCACGCTCTGCCTGCATCCGGATGACCGACCCCTCTGGGACATGCTGGAAACGCAATGTCGCCTGTTCGACGTGCCCTACGTGCCGGTGCCGCCGCCTGACCATTGGCTGAAGGACGAAGAGTCGTTGTCGATCGGCGAAGTGGAAGGGGTCGCATTACACACGCCGGGCCACACACCTGGTTCCATGTGTTTCCATTTTCCTGCCGCGAAGGTGGTGCTGGCGGGGGACACGCTGTTTCGCGGAGGGATCGGCCGCACCGACCTCTGGGGCGGCGATTTCGACGCGATCGAGCGATCCATCCGAGAGCGTCTCTACAAGCTGGACGAACGGACCGCCGTGGTGACCGGGCATGGACCGGAAACCGAGATCGGCAGGGAACGAACGACGAATTCCTTTGTGCGGGCGTAG
- a CDS encoding Glutamate synthase [NADPH] small chain gives MGDPKGFLKYAREGPKRKPVELRVLDWKEMYEPISEDKLKIQGARCMDCGVPFCQGNTGCPVVNLIPEWNDLVYRGRWKDALKALHTTNNFPEFTGRLCPAPCEGACVLGINSDPVSIRIIEWNIIDRGFNEGLVEPALPVRKTGKTVAIVGSGPAGLAAAQQLARAGHTVTVLEKADRIGGLLRYGIPDFKMEKWVIDRRLEQMKAEGVEFKTGVAVGTDITGEQLRRQFDAVGLTMGAEQARDLPIPGRDLKGIHFAMEYLTQQNKRTAGISVADEPITAKGKRVVIIGGGDTGSDCLGTAHRQGCTEAYQFEVLPEPPLARADSTPWPLWPLQLRTSHAHEEGCDRQWSVSTTKFTGHNGHVTKLHAQRVKFEGGKFMPVPDTEFELAADLVLLAMGFTGPVRNGLLDSLGVAYDARGCVTVDDNFMTNLDGVFAGGDTKRGASLIVWAIAEGRKMAAGIDKYLQAGKSAKKTLS, from the coding sequence ATGGGTGATCCAAAGGGCTTTTTGAAATATGCCCGTGAAGGGCCGAAGCGGAAACCGGTCGAGTTGCGCGTGCTCGATTGGAAGGAAATGTATGAGCCCATTTCCGAGGATAAGCTCAAGATCCAGGGCGCGCGCTGCATGGACTGCGGCGTACCCTTCTGTCAGGGCAATACCGGCTGTCCCGTCGTGAACCTGATTCCCGAGTGGAACGATCTCGTCTACCGCGGGCGCTGGAAAGATGCACTCAAGGCCCTGCATACCACCAACAATTTTCCCGAGTTCACCGGCCGCCTCTGCCCGGCCCCCTGTGAAGGGGCCTGCGTGCTGGGGATCAACAGCGATCCGGTGTCGATCCGCATTATCGAATGGAACATCATCGATCGCGGCTTCAACGAGGGCCTGGTCGAACCGGCCCTCCCGGTCAGGAAGACCGGGAAGACGGTCGCGATCGTCGGTTCCGGCCCGGCAGGCCTTGCTGCCGCGCAACAGTTGGCGCGGGCAGGCCACACGGTGACGGTGCTTGAAAAGGCGGACCGCATCGGCGGGCTCCTGCGTTACGGCATCCCGGATTTCAAAATGGAAAAGTGGGTCATCGATCGGCGGCTCGAACAGATGAAGGCCGAGGGAGTCGAGTTCAAGACCGGCGTCGCCGTAGGGACGGACATCACGGGCGAGCAACTGCGTCGGCAGTTCGATGCGGTCGGGCTGACCATGGGGGCCGAACAGGCGCGCGATCTACCGATACCAGGTCGCGACCTCAAGGGCATTCACTTCGCCATGGAGTATCTGACGCAGCAGAACAAGCGGACGGCCGGTATCTCTGTGGCCGACGAACCGATCACCGCCAAGGGGAAGCGGGTGGTCATCATCGGAGGCGGCGATACCGGGTCGGATTGTCTGGGGACCGCGCATCGCCAGGGCTGCACCGAAGCCTATCAGTTCGAGGTGCTGCCGGAGCCCCCGCTCGCGCGCGCGGATTCCACGCCATGGCCGCTTTGGCCGCTCCAGCTCCGCACCTCGCACGCGCATGAAGAAGGGTGCGACCGCCAGTGGAGCGTGTCCACCACCAAGTTCACCGGTCACAACGGCCATGTCACCAAGCTGCACGCGCAGCGCGTGAAGTTCGAAGGCGGCAAGTTCATGCCGGTCCCGGACACGGAGTTCGAACTGGCGGCGGATCTCGTGCTCCTCGCCATGGGCTTCACCGGCCCGGTGCGAAACGGTCTCCTCGACAGCCTCGGCGTCGCCTACGATGCGCGCGGCTGTGTGACCGTCGATGACAACTTCATGACCAACCTCGACGGTGTCTTTGCCGGCGGCGACACCAAGCGCGGCGCCTCCCTCATCGTCTGGGCCATTGCCGAAGGCCGCAAGATGGCGGCGGGCATCGATAAGTATCTGCAGGCGGGCAAGTCGGCGAAGAAAACCCTCTCGTAA
- a CDS encoding Glutamate synthase [NADPH] large chain: protein MNVPGLPSKQGLYDPQHEKDSCGVGFVVDIKGQRSHQIVQQGLQVLESLTHRGAQGCDPCTGDGAGILLQVPHEFFKRAAKDVGIKLPGAGEYGVGMVFLPPDADARKQCETVFTRVLKAEGAKLLGWRDVPVKSDAIGNLARTTEPFMRQVFIARGIFTDEEFERKLYVIRKCVERAVRESAIEGREYFYISSLSSSTIVYKGLLLPHQIPQYYQDLTDGSLTSALALVHSRFSTNTFPTWPLAHPYRYICHNGEINTLKGNVNWMRARQGRLNSELFGEDMQKLFPIVYENQSDSASLDNALEFLVLGGRSLPHAMMMLIPEPWVANPQMDLDRRGFYEYHAAMQEPWDGPAAVCFTDGRLIGATLDRNGLRPCRYQVTTDGLVVLASEAGVLPMEPQRIRQKGRLMPGRMFLVDTVQGRIIDDEEVKADIVRRKPYRSWVTQYRISLDELPEPINVPQPDHPTIRQRQQAFGYTVEELKMVIMPMVMEGQEAVSSMGTDTPLAVLSDRPQLLFKYFKQLFAQVTNPPIDPIREELVMSLTTSIGPKPNLMDEHPESCRRIRVKQPILTNADLQKIRELADPHFKSKTLQMLFRVAEGPEGLGAAVDDLCKQASQAIREGYKFLILSDRGVNEDYAPIPSLLGVAAVHHHLVRECTRTEVGLTVETGEPRDVHHFACLIGFGAGTVNPYLLFESLVDMERDGYFPEGMDASTAEGKFIKAINKGLLKIFSKMGISTVQSYCGAQIFEAIGLNHELIDRYFTGTPSRVEGISIREIGEESLRRHRVAYEPAPIRQLDFGGEIHYRIQGEHHNWNPDTIYKLQHATKNNDPNTFAEFSQLVNDESKRRSNLRGLLDFKFLPEPIPLEEVEPAKEIVKRFTTGAMSFGSISKEAHETLAIAMNRLGAKSNTGEGGEDPERFIPLPNGDSRNSYIKQVASARFGVTSHYLVNAKELQIKMAQGAKPGEGGQLPGHKVDENIARLRYSTPGVQLISPPPHHDIYSIEDLAQLIFDLKNANSDAAVSVKLVSEVGVGTVAAGVAKAHADKVLISGDSGGTGASPLSSIKYAGIPWELGLAETHQTLVLNDLRGRIRVETDGQMKTGRDVAIAALLGAEEYGFATAPLIVEGCIMMRKCHLNTCPVGIATQDPVLRKKFTGQPDHVVNFFFFVAEELRQIMAKLGFRTINEMVGRVDKLRIQKAVEHWKAKGLDLTPLLKMPEVGPEVARYCVQKQDHGIADILDRTLIEQCRPAIERGEKVTLELPIRNLNRTVGTMLSSQVARKYGLEGLPADTITIKFNGSAGQSFGAFLSRGITLILEGESNDYIGKGLSGGKIIVFPPKNALYTPEETILVGNTSLYGGTQGEAYFYGMAGERFAVRNSGVRAVVEGTGDHGCEYMTGGVVAVLGRTGRNFAAGMSGGVAFVLNELDKFQSRCNLGMVELEPVATDDDKKLLHEMITSHFLYTGSRNAKRILDAWDAMLPKFVKVMPIDYKRVLAERKAAAAKVAK, encoded by the coding sequence ATGAATGTACCAGGACTTCCTTCTAAACAAGGGTTGTACGACCCTCAACATGAGAAAGATTCGTGCGGGGTCGGGTTCGTCGTCGATATCAAGGGCCAGCGATCGCACCAGATCGTGCAGCAGGGGCTGCAGGTCCTTGAAAGCCTGACCCATCGCGGTGCGCAGGGGTGCGATCCCTGCACCGGAGACGGCGCGGGGATTTTGCTCCAGGTGCCGCATGAGTTCTTCAAGCGGGCGGCGAAGGATGTCGGGATCAAGTTGCCGGGGGCGGGAGAGTATGGCGTGGGGATGGTGTTTCTACCTCCCGATGCCGACGCTCGGAAGCAATGTGAAACCGTCTTTACGCGTGTGCTCAAGGCTGAAGGCGCCAAGCTCCTGGGCTGGCGTGACGTGCCGGTCAAGAGCGACGCGATCGGCAACCTGGCCCGCACTACCGAGCCCTTCATGCGGCAGGTGTTCATCGCCCGCGGGATCTTCACGGATGAAGAATTCGAACGAAAGTTGTACGTCATCCGCAAGTGCGTGGAGCGGGCCGTGCGGGAATCCGCCATCGAAGGGCGGGAATATTTCTACATTTCGAGTCTCTCCAGCAGCACCATCGTATACAAGGGCCTCCTGCTGCCGCACCAGATTCCGCAGTATTACCAGGACCTGACCGACGGCAGTTTGACGAGCGCCCTCGCGCTCGTGCATTCGAGATTCAGTACCAATACGTTTCCCACCTGGCCGCTGGCCCATCCCTATCGCTACATTTGCCACAACGGTGAGATCAACACGCTCAAGGGCAATGTGAACTGGATGCGTGCACGGCAGGGGCGGCTGAACTCGGAGCTGTTCGGCGAGGACATGCAGAAACTGTTTCCCATCGTGTACGAGAACCAGAGCGACTCGGCCAGTCTGGACAACGCGCTCGAATTCCTGGTGCTCGGAGGCCGGTCGCTCCCGCACGCGATGATGATGTTGATTCCCGAACCCTGGGTGGCCAACCCGCAGATGGATCTGGATCGCCGCGGCTTTTACGAGTACCACGCGGCGATGCAGGAACCCTGGGACGGACCGGCGGCCGTCTGTTTCACCGACGGCAGGCTGATCGGTGCGACACTGGATCGGAACGGGCTCCGGCCCTGTCGTTATCAAGTCACGACCGACGGGTTGGTGGTGCTGGCCTCCGAAGCCGGTGTGTTGCCGATGGAGCCGCAGCGGATTCGCCAGAAGGGCCGCCTGATGCCGGGCCGGATGTTTCTGGTGGACACGGTGCAGGGCCGCATCATCGACGACGAAGAAGTCAAAGCCGACATCGTCCGGCGCAAACCCTACCGGTCCTGGGTGACCCAATATCGAATTTCGCTCGACGAGTTGCCGGAACCGATCAACGTGCCGCAGCCGGACCATCCCACGATCCGGCAACGCCAGCAGGCGTTCGGCTATACGGTCGAAGAGCTCAAGATGGTCATCATGCCGATGGTGATGGAAGGGCAGGAGGCCGTCTCGTCCATGGGCACGGACACGCCGCTCGCGGTGTTGTCCGATCGGCCGCAGCTCCTGTTCAAGTATTTCAAACAACTGTTCGCGCAGGTGACCAATCCGCCGATCGATCCGATCCGCGAAGAACTCGTGATGTCGCTCACGACCAGCATCGGGCCGAAGCCCAATTTGATGGATGAGCATCCCGAGTCCTGCCGGCGCATCCGGGTCAAGCAGCCGATTTTGACGAACGCCGATCTGCAGAAGATCCGGGAGCTTGCCGATCCGCATTTCAAGAGCAAGACGTTGCAGATGTTGTTCCGTGTGGCCGAAGGACCGGAGGGTTTGGGCGCGGCGGTGGACGATCTTTGCAAACAGGCCTCGCAGGCGATCCGCGAAGGCTACAAGTTCCTCATCCTCAGCGACCGCGGGGTGAACGAAGACTATGCGCCGATCCCGAGCCTGCTCGGCGTGGCGGCGGTGCATCACCACCTTGTCAGGGAATGCACGAGGACCGAGGTGGGGCTCACGGTGGAAACAGGCGAACCGCGCGATGTCCACCACTTCGCCTGCCTCATCGGTTTCGGAGCCGGGACGGTGAATCCCTATTTGCTGTTCGAGTCGCTCGTGGATATGGAGCGCGACGGCTATTTCCCGGAAGGGATGGACGCTTCGACGGCGGAGGGCAAATTCATCAAGGCCATCAATAAGGGCCTGCTCAAGATCTTCTCCAAGATGGGCATTTCCACCGTGCAGTCCTACTGCGGCGCGCAGATCTTCGAAGCGATCGGGCTCAATCACGAACTGATCGATCGGTATTTCACCGGCACCCCCTCGCGGGTGGAGGGCATCAGCATCCGGGAGATCGGCGAAGAGTCGCTGCGCCGCCACCGCGTGGCCTACGAACCGGCGCCGATCCGGCAGCTGGATTTCGGCGGCGAGATTCACTATCGCATCCAGGGCGAGCACCACAATTGGAATCCGGACACCATCTACAAGCTCCAACATGCGACCAAGAACAACGACCCCAACACGTTCGCCGAGTTTTCGCAACTGGTGAACGACGAGAGCAAGCGGCGGTCGAACCTGCGCGGCCTGTTGGATTTCAAGTTCTTGCCGGAACCGATTCCCCTGGAAGAAGTCGAGCCGGCCAAGGAGATCGTCAAGCGGTTCACGACCGGCGCGATGTCGTTCGGCTCGATCAGCAAGGAGGCGCACGAAACGCTGGCCATCGCGATGAACCGGCTGGGCGCCAAGAGCAACACGGGCGAGGGCGGCGAAGATCCGGAGCGGTTCATCCCGCTGCCCAACGGCGATTCCAGAAACAGCTACATCAAGCAGGTGGCCTCGGCGCGGTTCGGTGTCACGAGCCATTACCTCGTGAACGCCAAGGAACTCCAGATCAAGATGGCGCAGGGCGCAAAGCCCGGTGAAGGCGGCCAGTTGCCGGGTCACAAGGTGGATGAGAATATCGCGCGGTTGCGCTATTCGACACCGGGCGTGCAGCTCATCTCGCCGCCGCCGCACCATGACATCTACTCGATCGAGGATCTCGCCCAGTTGATCTTCGACTTGAAGAACGCCAATTCCGATGCGGCGGTCTCCGTCAAGTTGGTGTCGGAGGTCGGCGTCGGCACCGTCGCGGCAGGCGTGGCGAAGGCCCATGCGGACAAGGTCTTGATCAGCGGCGATTCGGGCGGAACCGGAGCCTCTCCGCTGTCCTCCATCAAGTATGCCGGAATTCCCTGGGAACTGGGCTTGGCGGAAACGCATCAGACCCTCGTGCTCAACGACCTGCGAGGCCGTATCCGGGTCGAGACCGACGGCCAGATGAAGACCGGACGCGACGTGGCCATCGCGGCGCTGTTGGGCGCGGAGGAATACGGGTTTGCGACCGCGCCGCTCATCGTCGAAGGCTGCATCATGATGCGGAAGTGCCACCTCAACACCTGTCCGGTCGGGATTGCGACGCAGGACCCGGTGTTGCGGAAGAAGTTCACCGGCCAACCGGACCATGTCGTGAATTTTTTCTTTTTCGTCGCCGAAGAGTTGCGGCAGATCATGGCGAAGCTGGGATTCCGCACCATCAACGAGATGGTCGGGCGCGTGGACAAGCTCAGGATTCAGAAAGCCGTCGAGCACTGGAAGGCGAAGGGGCTCGATCTCACGCCGTTGCTCAAGATGCCGGAAGTCGGCCCTGAAGTCGCGCGCTATTGCGTGCAGAAGCAGGACCACGGCATTGCGGACATTCTCGATCGGACACTCATCGAACAGTGCCGGCCGGCGATCGAGCGCGGCGAGAAGGTGACGCTGGAACTCCCGATCAGGAATCTGAACCGGACCGTGGGCACGATGCTCTCCAGCCAAGTCGCGAGGAAGTACGGATTGGAAGGGCTGCCCGCCGATACGATCACGATCAAGTTCAACGGATCCGCCGGCCAGTCGTTCGGAGCCTTTCTCTCGCGCGGCATCACGCTGATTCTCGAAGGCGAGTCGAACGACTACATCGGCAAGGGCCTGTCGGGCGGCAAGATCATCGTCTTCCCTCCGAAGAATGCGCTCTATACGCCGGAAGAAACCATCCTCGTCGGCAATACGTCGCTCTACGGCGGGACGCAGGGCGAAGCCTACTTCTACGGCATGGCGGGCGAGCGGTTCGCCGTGCGGAACAGCGGCGTGCGGGCCGTCGTCGAAGGGACGGGTGATCACGGTTGCGAATACATGACCGGCGGAGTGGTGGCGGTGTTGGGCCGGACCGGTAGGAATTTCGCCGCAGGCATGTCCGGCGGAGTCGCCTTTGTTCTGAATGAGCTGGATAAATTCCAGTCGCGTTGCAACCTCGGCATGGTCGAATTGGAGCCGGTGGCGACCGACGACGACAAGAAGCTGCTGCACGAGATGATTACCTCCCACTTCCTGTACACAGGCAGCCGGAATGCCAAGCGCATTCTCGATGCTTGGGACGCCATGTTGCCCAAGTTCGTGAAGGTCATGCCGATCGACTACAAACGGGTGCTGGCGGAACGCAAGGCCGCGGCGGCGAAGGTCGCCAAATAA
- a CDS encoding Octaprenyl diphosphate synthase produces the protein MPNGPTTLTLHSMADVWDVYREELEGVEDQIRKNLDSSVALVNTVAAHILNSGGKRIRPLFVLLSARLCEYAGRDHHALGSLVEFIHTATLLHDDVVDDADLRRGRRTASKVWGNQISILVGDYLYSRAICQIVDFRNQGINEAMAEACRKMAEGEVLQLYYNGNPLMPEPEYLRIIEHKTAGLIAASCKIGAIIGGATEELQEALFRFGQRLGIAFQLADDTLDYTANGEQLGKTLGQDLRQGKATLPLLHLLQHCSEQDRELIKDRMETRTLTDEELRRIVALMQEYGSIAYAVERARAFVAAAKRDLDLFHDNTAKRALSITADYMVTRDR, from the coding sequence ATGCCGAACGGACCGACCACCCTCACACTCCACAGCATGGCTGATGTGTGGGATGTGTACCGCGAGGAGCTTGAGGGGGTCGAGGACCAGATTCGAAAAAACCTCGATTCCAGCGTGGCCCTCGTCAACACGGTGGCCGCCCACATCCTCAACAGCGGCGGCAAACGCATCCGGCCGCTCTTCGTCCTGCTCAGCGCCAGACTCTGCGAATATGCCGGCCGCGACCATCACGCGCTCGGCAGCCTGGTCGAATTCATCCACACCGCGACCCTGTTGCACGACGACGTCGTGGATGACGCCGACCTGCGCCGGGGCCGCCGGACCGCGAGCAAGGTCTGGGGCAACCAAATCAGCATTCTCGTCGGCGACTATCTCTACTCGCGCGCGATCTGCCAGATCGTCGATTTCCGCAATCAAGGCATCAACGAAGCCATGGCCGAGGCCTGCCGGAAGATGGCCGAGGGCGAGGTCTTGCAGCTCTATTACAACGGCAATCCGCTGATGCCGGAACCGGAGTATCTCCGCATCATCGAGCACAAGACGGCCGGTCTCATTGCAGCATCGTGCAAGATCGGCGCGATCATCGGCGGGGCCACGGAAGAATTACAGGAGGCGCTGTTCCGGTTCGGACAGCGGCTGGGCATTGCGTTCCAACTGGCGGACGATACGCTGGACTATACCGCCAACGGCGAACAACTGGGCAAGACGCTCGGGCAGGACCTTCGGCAAGGCAAAGCGACCCTGCCGCTGTTGCATCTCTTGCAGCATTGCTCGGAGCAAGATCGGGAGTTGATCAAGGATCGGATGGAGACGCGGACCTTGACGGATGAGGAGCTCCGCCGCATCGTGGCCTTGATGCAGGAGTATGGGTCCATCGCCTATGCCGTGGAGCGGGCACGGGCCTTCGTCGCCGCCGCCAAGCGCGATCTCGACCTGTTCCACGACAACACCGCCAAGCGCGCCCTGTCCATCACCGCCGATTACATGGTGACTCGCGACCGCTGA
- a CDS encoding two component, sigma-54 specific, transcriptional regulator, Fis family, with product MKAKVLIVDDDQDIVTMLQDRLDAGGYKTLTAGDGQRGIELIEQESPNLVLLDLYLPRLKGMDVLKRMAQNRQIDDIPVIVMTAAGTIPDAVEAMRQGAYDFLTKPLEKDHLLIVIQKALERDSLKRQVAALKSDVQNRYATIVGDSPKIKAIIESAQRAAKSDASILLLGESGTGKELFARSIHQWSPRQGMPMVVINCVALTETLLENELFGHERGSFTGADRMQKGKLEMADGGTVFLDEIGDMSLPLQAKLLRVLQDKEFQRVGGTRPVSVNIRFVAATNKDLKQAVKAGQFREDLFFRLNVVSFTLPPLRERSEDIPMLAEFFLKRHAYETKRPNITLSQAAHAALTHYPWPGNIRELDNVISRAVVLSPGDVIEPDILALSPDEATGKGGSENQLPYINLTYHESMEAHSAYIIERALEKAAGNQTKAAEFLDLQRTYLARLIKQRKPNVGE from the coding sequence ATGAAGGCCAAGGTTCTCATCGTCGACGACGATCAGGACATCGTGACGATGTTGCAGGATCGCCTCGACGCCGGAGGGTACAAGACCCTGACGGCCGGCGACGGCCAGCGCGGGATCGAACTCATCGAGCAGGAATCCCCCAACCTGGTGTTGCTCGACCTCTACCTGCCCCGCCTCAAGGGCATGGACGTGTTGAAGCGCATGGCCCAGAACCGGCAGATCGACGACATCCCGGTCATCGTCATGACCGCCGCCGGCACGATTCCCGACGCCGTCGAAGCCATGCGCCAGGGCGCCTACGACTTCCTCACGAAACCGCTCGAAAAAGACCATCTGCTGATCGTGATCCAAAAGGCGCTCGAGCGGGACTCGCTGAAGCGGCAGGTGGCCGCCCTCAAGTCCGACGTTCAGAACCGCTATGCCACCATCGTGGGAGACAGCCCGAAGATCAAGGCCATCATCGAATCGGCCCAACGGGCAGCCAAGTCGGACGCCAGCATTCTTCTGCTCGGAGAAAGCGGGACGGGCAAGGAACTCTTCGCGCGCTCCATCCACCAATGGAGCCCTCGCCAGGGCATGCCCATGGTCGTCATCAATTGTGTGGCGCTCACGGAGACCCTGCTCGAGAACGAACTCTTCGGCCACGAACGCGGATCTTTCACCGGCGCGGACCGGATGCAAAAGGGAAAACTCGAAATGGCCGACGGAGGGACGGTGTTTCTCGACGAGATCGGGGACATGTCCTTGCCGCTGCAGGCCAAACTCCTGCGCGTGCTGCAGGACAAGGAATTCCAACGGGTCGGCGGGACACGCCCCGTCTCCGTCAACATCCGCTTCGTAGCGGCCACCAACAAAGATCTCAAACAGGCCGTGAAGGCCGGACAGTTCAGGGAAGATCTCTTTTTCCGACTCAACGTCGTGAGCTTTACGCTCCCCCCGTTGCGGGAACGTAGTGAGGATATCCCGATGCTTGCGGAATTCTTCCTCAAGCGCCATGCCTATGAGACGAAACGCCCGAACATCACCCTGAGCCAGGCGGCCCACGCCGCGCTGACCCATTATCCCTGGCCCGGCAACATCCGCGAACTCGACAACGTCATCTCGCGGGCGGTCGTCCTCAGTCCCGGCGACGTCATCGAACCGGACATTCTCGCCTTGTCTCCGGACGAGGCGACGGGGAAGGGCGGTTCGGAGAACCAGCTCCCCTACATCAACCTCACCTACCATGAGTCCATGGAAGCGCACAGCGCCTATATCATCGAACGGGCGCTGGAGAAGGCGGCAGGCAATCAAACCAAGGCGGCGGAGTTCCTCGACCTGCAACGGACCTACCTCGCCCGTTTGATCAAGCAACGAAAACCCAACGTCGGCGAGTAG
- a CDS encoding nucleotidyl transferase, whose translation MILAAGFGTRLRPLTDVTPKPLLPIAGTPMIVWNLLLLKRHGVQEVVINLHHLGAMIRQALGDGAQFDMKLTYSHETVILGTGGGIKQVESYFQGEPVLILNGDTLFELDLSALMAFHREQQAAATLVLRQDPEAARWGLVEVTERAEVVRITGRGRSSTSPVGERMFAGIHILHPRLLRSLPVGKESSIIDAYVQGIQEGERILGYDFDGYWTDVGTPERYAQVERDAAAGLLSLSARKADRSA comes from the coding sequence ATGATCCTCGCAGCGGGCTTCGGCACCAGGCTGAGGCCCCTCACCGACGTGACGCCGAAGCCGCTCCTCCCCATCGCCGGCACCCCGATGATCGTCTGGAACCTCCTGCTCCTGAAGCGGCACGGTGTTCAGGAGGTGGTGATCAATCTCCATCATCTGGGAGCGATGATTCGGCAGGCGCTGGGCGACGGCGCGCAGTTCGACATGAAGCTTACCTATTCGCACGAGACAGTGATTCTCGGTACCGGAGGCGGGATCAAGCAGGTCGAATCCTATTTCCAAGGCGAGCCGGTGCTGATCCTCAACGGCGACACGTTGTTCGAACTGGATCTCAGCGCGCTGATGGCGTTTCACCGGGAGCAGCAGGCTGCGGCGACCCTGGTGTTGCGGCAGGATCCCGAGGCTGCCCGCTGGGGACTCGTCGAGGTGACCGAGCGGGCCGAGGTGGTGCGGATCACGGGCCGAGGCCGTTCCAGTACGTCACCGGTCGGCGAGCGGATGTTTGCCGGTATCCATATTCTCCATCCGCGCCTCTTGCGTTCCCTGCCGGTCGGCAAAGAATCCTCCATCATCGATGCCTATGTGCAGGGCATTCAGGAGGGCGAGCGGATTCTGGGGTACGATTTCGACGGCTATTGGACCGACGTGGGGACGCCGGAGCGTTACGCGCAGGTGGAACGGGATGCGGCGGCGGGATTGCTGAGTTTGTCCGCACGAAAGGCCGATCGCTCGGCGTAA
- a CDS encoding Phosphotransferase involved in threonylcarbamoyladenosine t(6)A37 formation in tRNA has protein sequence MTTTNPVAPATPIAPPDPSLIAETVATKLPFRGELAALVQLAGDASNRRYFRITLKGTPSSLILMQLADPEGFKKSEEAVSGASASIAELPFTNVLRHLRRTGVTVPQLHHYDREAGLLYLEDFGDLTLAEACRQADRVELESLYRLAIDQLVQFQVLGTQPPDPGCIAFHRRFDVPLLMWEFDHFLEYGITARLDQPMKPSDDAAVRAEFQRIAELLAGQPQVFVHRDYHSRNLMVEGSRIGIIDFQDALMGPATYDLASLLKDAYIELDEAVVEGLIEYFLDGLAVHGQGWADRTAFRRLFDLTSIQRNLKAAGRFVYIDRVKRNPKFLADIPRVLGYVKRNLSKYPELATLRNHLVPYVAELR, from the coding sequence ATGACGACAACAAATCCCGTCGCACCAGCCACGCCCATTGCGCCTCCAGATCCTTCACTCATTGCCGAAACCGTCGCAACCAAGCTGCCCTTTCGCGGTGAGCTGGCCGCGCTGGTTCAACTCGCCGGTGATGCGTCCAATCGACGATATTTTCGAATCACCCTGAAGGGCACGCCCTCGTCTTTGATCCTCATGCAGTTGGCCGATCCGGAAGGCTTCAAGAAATCGGAGGAAGCAGTGAGCGGCGCCTCCGCCTCCATCGCGGAACTTCCCTTCACCAACGTGCTCAGGCACCTGCGCCGCACCGGCGTGACGGTGCCGCAGCTGCACCACTATGACCGCGAGGCCGGTCTGTTGTATCTGGAAGACTTCGGCGACCTGACGTTGGCGGAGGCCTGCCGCCAAGCGGATCGTGTGGAGTTGGAATCGTTGTATCGCCTGGCGATCGATCAATTGGTGCAGTTTCAGGTACTGGGGACGCAGCCGCCTGATCCCGGCTGCATCGCCTTCCACCGGCGCTTCGATGTGCCGTTGCTGATGTGGGAGTTCGACCACTTCCTGGAATACGGCATCACGGCTCGCCTGGACCAACCGATGAAGCCGTCCGATGATGCGGCGGTTCGCGCCGAGTTTCAACGTATCGCCGAGTTGTTGGCCGGACAGCCGCAGGTCTTCGTCCACCGCGACTACCATTCACGCAACCTCATGGTGGAGGGATCGCGCATCGGCATCATCGATTTTCAAGATGCGTTGATGGGGCCTGCCACATACGACCTGGCCTCCCTGTTGAAAGATGCCTATATCGAATTGGACGAGGCGGTGGTGGAGGGGCTCATCGAATACTTTCTCGACGGCCTCGCCGTTCACGGGCAGGGCTGGGCCGATCGGACGGCGTTTCGCCGCCTGTTCGACCTGACCAGTATCCAGCGCAATCTCAAGGCCGCAGGCCGGTTCGTCTATATCGACCGAGTCAAACGCAATCCCAAATTTCTGGCCGATATCCCCCGCGTACTTGGGTATGTGAAGCGCAATCTCTCCAAATATCCCGAGTTGGCGACGCTGCGGAACCACCTCGTACCCTATGTGGCGGAACTCCGGTAG